A window from Chitinophagales bacterium encodes these proteins:
- a CDS encoding cytochrome c oxidase subunit 3, translated as MATASISHEHGNTHASEKELWNGGKSPFKAGYGKVMMWYFLISDTFTFASFLITYGSLRFAMADNWPKAAEVFNSIPLDIFHGVNAPLVFVSFMTFLLIVSSYTMVRAVQEGYLMNKWGVVKFLIPTILCGAMFLGCQYLEWTHLIHDGMTATTASAATKVVNFGQLFFIITGFHGLHVLVGVILLIWLAIATMNGRFDKVGHYEMVEKIGLYWHFVDLVWVYVFLCFYLL; from the coding sequence ATGGCTACAGCATCAATTTCGCACGAACACGGAAACACTCACGCAAGTGAAAAGGAACTTTGGAATGGGGGTAAAAGCCCATTTAAAGCAGGGTATGGTAAAGTAATGATGTGGTATTTCCTCATCAGCGATACATTTACCTTTGCCAGTTTCTTAATTACTTACGGTTCTTTACGCTTTGCAATGGCTGATAATTGGCCCAAAGCGGCAGAGGTTTTTAACTCCATACCATTAGATATTTTTCATGGTGTAAATGCACCATTGGTATTTGTGAGTTTTATGACTTTCTTACTCATAGTAAGTTCTTATACTATGGTGCGTGCTGTGCAAGAGGGTTATTTAATGAATAAATGGGGCGTGGTTAAGTTTTTAATTCCAACCATTCTTTGCGGAGCAATGTTTTTGGGATGCCAATACTTGGAGTGGACTCACTTGATCCACGATGGAATGACAGCAACTACAGCATCGGCTGCAACAAAAGTGGTAAACTTTGGACAGTTGTTCTTTATCATCACAGGCTTTCACGGCTTGCACGTATTAGTAGGTGTAATACTTTTAATTTGGTTGGCAATTGCTACTATGAACGGACGCTTTGATAAAGTAGGGCACTACGAAATGGTAGAAAAAATCGGTCTTTA
- a CDS encoding cytochrome c oxidase subunit 3, with translation MDYTWKDKEVLKERMEYTGIHPQKFALWLGMASMTMFFAALTSALIVKKADIQVWENFRLPTVFMFSTVAVVMVSVLMHLSLFQYRKSNFTAFRGLLLASFVMACVFLVLQLLGWKELITIGMPLTGNLSGSFIYLITGLHGFHIVGGLIVTIVFLTGAFRSRRDPIFELKNIANPKRVFNLEMLVTYWHYVDIVWVYLFMFFYLNYQ, from the coding sequence ATGGATTATACATGGAAAGATAAGGAGGTGTTGAAAGAGCGAATGGAATATACGGGAATTCACCCGCAAAAATTTGCTCTATGGCTCGGTATGGCGAGCATGACAATGTTCTTTGCAGCTTTAACATCGGCTTTAATTGTAAAAAAGGCAGATATTCAAGTATGGGAAAACTTCCGTTTGCCTACGGTATTTATGTTTAGTACGGTAGCAGTAGTAATGGTAAGTGTGTTAATGCACCTAAGTTTGTTTCAATACCGCAAATCGAATTTTACCGCTTTTAGAGGTTTATTGCTTGCGAGTTTTGTAATGGCTTGTGTGTTTTTAGTATTACAATTATTAGGATGGAAAGAACTTATTACAATTGGAATGCCATTAACGGGAAATCTTTCGGGCTCATTTATTTATTTAATAACGGGTTTGCACGGTTTCCATATTGTAGGAGGATTGATAGTAACAATAGTGTTTTTAACGGGAGCTTTTCGTTCGCGTAGAGATCCTATTTTTGAATTGAAGAATATAGCAAATCCAAAAAGAGTTTTTAATTTGGAAATGCTGGTAACATATTGGCATTATGTAGATATTGTGTGGGTTTATTTATTCATGTTTTTCTATCTTAATTATCAATAG
- the cyoE gene encoding heme o synthase, whose product MNAVVTSSKGMVAQKVSDYAQLMKMRLASLVVFSAVIGYLLGITGTYNLAAIFWIVLGGFLVTGASNAINQIIERDSDKLMARTLTRPLPAGRMSVVEAILAAGIMGIAGILLLWQQFNATAGVLAAISLLSYGFLYTPLKRVHSIAVFVGAFPGALPTVIGYVCATGRIDFVAILLFAIQFLWQFPHFWAIAWVQFDDYMKANIMLLPSAGGKNKFSALQAMIYTFALLVVSIMPYYLGMVGFSGTLVIIFMGTLFLWQSIQLWMRCDDASARKLMFGSFAYLPVVQLALLIDKL is encoded by the coding sequence ATGAACGCAGTAGTTACATCATCAAAAGGTATGGTTGCTCAGAAAGTGAGTGATTATGCGCAGTTGATGAAAATGCGTTTGGCTTCGTTGGTAGTGTTTTCTGCTGTAATTGGTTACCTTTTAGGAATAACAGGTACTTACAATTTGGCAGCTATATTTTGGATAGTATTAGGTGGCTTTTTGGTAACAGGTGCTTCTAATGCAATAAACCAAATTATTGAGCGCGACAGCGATAAGTTGATGGCGAGAACACTTACACGTCCTTTGCCTGCCGGGCGAATGAGTGTGGTGGAGGCTATTTTGGCTGCAGGAATAATGGGTATTGCCGGCATATTGCTTTTATGGCAGCAGTTTAATGCTACCGCAGGTGTGTTGGCGGCTATATCGTTGCTGAGCTATGGATTTTTATATACACCACTTAAGCGTGTTCATTCTATTGCTGTATTTGTGGGTGCATTTCCGGGTGCATTGCCAACAGTAATTGGTTATGTGTGTGCTACTGGTCGCATAGATTTTGTAGCTATATTGCTTTTTGCTATTCAATTTCTTTGGCAGTTTCCGCACTTTTGGGCAATTGCTTGGGTGCAGTTTGATGATTATATGAAAGCAAATATCATGTTGCTGCCCAGTGCGGGAGGAAAGAATAAGTTTTCTGCTCTGCAGGCAATGATTTATACTTTTGCCCTGCTAGTGGTTTCTATTATGCCTTATTACTTAGGTATGGTAGGTTTTAGTGGCACCTTGGTGATTATTTTTATGGGTACGCTGTTTTTATGGCAGTCTATACAGTTGTGGATGCGGTGCGATGATGCTTCGGCACGTAAGTTGATGTTTGGTTCATTTGCTTATTTGCCTGTAGTGCAATTAGCTTTATTGATAGATAAGTTGTAG